One window from the genome of Poecilia reticulata strain Guanapo linkage group LG9, Guppy_female_1.0+MT, whole genome shotgun sequence encodes:
- the LOC108166560 gene encoding LOW QUALITY PROTEIN: sodium- and chloride-dependent GABA transporter ine (The sequence of the model RefSeq protein was modified relative to this genomic sequence to represent the inferred CDS: deleted 1 base in 1 codon; substituted 1 base at 1 genomic stop codon) has protein sequence MELAEENSKPLSDVKPSPVDTGAQRPTWCGQLDFILATVGYAVGLGNVWRFPYLCYSRGGGAFIIPYIVMVFICGIPLLFMEFAVGQYTRLGPVHAFTKICPLCKGKPVGLATVVISFVLCTSYNVLMGWAFFYLFNSLTSRTLPWSSCSNTWNVVGNCSSGFPGNATHLQSSSQQFFDHNLLEKTSGIEEAGGLQWEVFGCLLLSWIIIYLCIFKGVKSGKRIRVFCPGLVIFSAIGYMSFKHSLPVDSIATDGPGLVFVVYPEVLSTMPGYQFWAPLFFIMLLCLGLDSQFGNVEVVMTFLKDEFGVKVLRYLKREELLVLVVCFVGLLLGIPHVTQGGIYVFQLMDHYTAVVSLICLAFFEVVAVCWIFGGSRLSLMVKRMXSESPSLFFRLCWLLLCPLLMLCILASSVVQYTPPHYGEYMYPLWAELVGWVVSR, from the exons ATGGAGCTCGCAGAGGAAAACTCAAAGCCTCTGTCAGATGTCAAACCCAGTCCTGTGGATACAGGAGCTCAGAGACCCACGTGGTGTGGGCAGCTGGACTTCATCCTGGCCACGGTGGGATACGCAGTGGGACTGGGAAACGTCTGGAGGTTTCCTTATCTGTGTTACAGCAGGGGCGGAG GTGCCTTCATTATCCCCTACATCGTCATGGTTTTCATTTGCGGCATTCCTCTGCTCTTCATGGAGTTTGCTGTGGGCCAGTATACTCGTTTAGGGCCAGTGCATGCATTCACCAAGATCTGCCCCCTCTGTAAAGGTAA GCCTGTAGGCCTGGCCACAGTTGTAATCTCCTTTGTCCTCTGCACATCCTACAATGTGCTCATGGGCTGGGCCTTTTTCTACTTGTTCAACTCATTG ACAAGTAGAACTCTCCCCTGGTCGTCTTGCAGCAACACGTGGAATGTCGTTGGAAACTGCTCCAGCGGCTTCCCTGGCAATGCCACCCATCTGCAGTCTTCAAGCCAGCAGTTCTTTGA CCACAATCTTTTAGAGAAGACCAGTGGGATTGAAGAAGCTGGTGGCCTACAGTGGGAAGTATTTGGCTGTCTTCTTCTCTCATGgatcatcatttatttatgcatatttaaaGGAGTCAAATCAGGCAAG cgaataag AGTGTTCTGCCCTGGCCTTGTAATCTTCTCAGCTATTGGCTACATGTCTTTTAAACACAGTCTACCAGTGGACAGCATAGCCACAGATG GTCCTGGTTTGGTGTTTGTTGTGTATCCTGAAGTTCTCTCCACCATGCCCGGCTATCAGTTCTGGGCTCCACTGTTCTTCATCATGCTGTTGTGTCTTGGTCTCGACAGTCAG TTTGGCAACGTAGAGGTGGTCATGACGTTCTTGAAAGATGAGTTTGGAGTCAAAGTTCTTCGGTACCTGAAGAGAGAGGAGCTTCTTGTTCTGGTCGTGTGTTTTGTGGGGCTTCTTTTGGGAATCCCTCATGTAACTCAG GGAGGCATTTACGTGTTCCAGCTGATGGACCACTACACTGCTGTGGTTTCCCTCATATGCCTGGCTTTCTTTGAAGTAGTGGCTGTATGCTGGATCTTTg GAGGCTCCCGTCTCTCCCTGATGGTCAAGAGGATGTGAAGCGAGTCTCCGAGCCTCTTCTTCCGCCTCTGCTGGCTGCTGCTCTGCCCCCTACTGATGCTG TGCATCCTGGCATCCAGCGTTGTTCAGTACACGCCTCCTCACTATGGAGAGTACATGTACCCACTGTGGGCTGAGTTAGTGGGGTGGGTCGTCTCACGATGA